The stretch of DNA TATGACATTTAAAATTCCTGTAATGTATGTCTCTCTTCCTTCTTTTATGAAAATAAGACTAGCTAATTTCTGAGCTTCATATTTGTCATCACATGTGATGTTAATTTTCATTTATTCTCAAATAGAAATTCCTGTATTTTGTTTTTGGCTTTTTCTCTGTTTTCTTGATGAACTGCTAGAAATTCATTAATTTTTTCAATTAAAATTGCTTTTAGTTCTCCTGAAAGTAGATTTCCAGATTTATAATCTTCATAAATCTTTTTTAATTTACTATCGTCTGGCTCAAAAAATATTCTTAGATATTGAAACGATACATCAATGTCTGGATTCCCACCTAATTTTCTGTGTTGTTCTATATCTGGCTGTCCTCCTGAAAATGCATATTTGTTAATTTTCTTTTTTACTATATCTGGAGAATCTGTTGTGTACACTGTACCTTTATCATCAGAAGCTGACATTTTTCCTCCAGGACCTTCTAATGCAGGAATCATGATGTTATGAATCAATGCGGGTTTTTGTTTTCCTATTTTTGGTGCAATGTCTCTTGTTAATCTAAAATGAGGATCTTGATCAACTCCTAATGGAATTAGTACTGGTTTATCTTCAATAAAACATGGAGCAGATTGTAATGATGTATAAAAAATCATTCCAATGTTAGTTTCATTTGTAAATCCAAATGTTGCTTTTGTATTTGAAAAATTAATTTTTTTTGCAACTTGAGCAGCAATTGGATAAAGTGTTTGAATATTTTTTGTGTTTATGATGATTTTTGTTTTTTCTGGATTGAATCCTAATGCGATAAAATCTAATGCATTTTCATATGCAAATTGATTTGTTTCCTCCAAAGTAAGATTTGGTTTTGAGAAAAATTTCTCATCATCTGTGAGCTGAAAATACATGTTAACATCAAACTTTTCCTGTAACCATTTTGCAAACATCCATGGTACTAAATGACCTATATGCGTATGTCCTGATGGCCCTCTTCCAGTATATAGAAAGAATTTGTTACCTTTTTCATAATCATCTAGAATTCTAGTCATTTCTCTATGGGAGAAGAAAATTCCCCTTCTGAGCATAAAATGGTCTTCTCCAGTAATTTTTTTGATTCTGTCTAGTAATTCAGTAGTAATTTTCTCAGTCCCAAATTGCTTGATTAACTTATCATAGTCGATATCTCCCTCAACATGCCAAGGAGTTACAATAAAGTCATCAGCTGACATTCATCTTGACTTAGGTTAAGGTTTAAAAAGTCTTTTTCGAATTCTTTGCTGTTGTCG from Nitrosopumilus sp. encodes:
- a CDS encoding tryptophan--tRNA ligase — its product is MSADDFIVTPWHVEGDIDYDKLIKQFGTEKITTELLDRIKKITGEDHFMLRRGIFFSHREMTRILDDYEKGNKFFLYTGRGPSGHTHIGHLVPWMFAKWLQEKFDVNMYFQLTDDEKFFSKPNLTLEETNQFAYENALDFIALGFNPEKTKIIINTKNIQTLYPIAAQVAKKINFSNTKATFGFTNETNIGMIFYTSLQSAPCFIEDKPVLIPLGVDQDPHFRLTRDIAPKIGKQKPALIHNIMIPALEGPGGKMSASDDKGTVYTTDSPDIVKKKINKYAFSGGQPDIEQHRKLGGNPDIDVSFQYLRIFFEPDDSKLKKIYEDYKSGNLLSGELKAILIEKINEFLAVHQENREKAKNKIQEFLFENK